The following proteins come from a genomic window of Macadamia integrifolia cultivar HAES 741 chromosome 14, SCU_Mint_v3, whole genome shotgun sequence:
- the LOC122060902 gene encoding aluminum-activated malate transporter 10-like, whose protein sequence is MVNGMEASGGLQWRVRMTNGSSSELLVPESGPIHRTWLGLLGLLVEFTSKFRKFFKKAWALGVDDPKKVIHCLKVGMALTIVSLFYYMRPLYEGVGGNAIWAVMTVVVVFEYSVGATLSKSLNRITGTVVAGSLAIGVHWIASQSGERFEPVILGSSVFLLASAATFSRFIPTIKARFDYGAMIFILTFSLVSVSGFRVEKLFQMAHTRLSTIAIGTSLCMLISMLVCPIWAGEELHLLITRNMEKLANSLDGCVTEYFKEMNSDGDVENEDKDNKSLLGYKCVLNSKGAEDTFANFARWEPAHGQFNFSHPWNQYLKIGASLRTCACCMEALNGCINSEVQAPDFVKRFLSNACIVLSSHSSRVLKELAITITTATRRSTQIDLSVEDMKDAVQELQKTLTSLPSLLTPPPSPFPEAPEEEKKEPISTPTIVPLMEVVPLVTVASLLIEIVTKIEGVVEAVNELQNLADFKPDETEKLKPTSDYQDQQTMKALQQV, encoded by the exons ATGGTTAATGGGATGGAAGCTTCAGGTGGGTTACAATGGAGGGTAAGGATGACCAATGGATCATCATCTGAGCTGCTAGTTCCAGAATCTGGTCCTATCCACAGAACCTGGCTAGGGCTCTTGGGTTTGCTTGTTGAGTTTACATCAAAATTTAGGAAGTTCTTCAAGAAAGCTTGGGCTTTAGGGGTTGATGATCCTAAGAAAGTCATCCATTGTTTAAAAGTAGGGATGGCTCTCACTATAGTCTCACTCTTCTACTATATGAGACCTTTGTATGAAGGTGTTGGAGGAAATGCTATTTGGGCAGTCATGACAGTTGTGGTAGTCTTTGAATACTCAGTGG GAGCTACACTAAGTAAAAGCTTAAACAGAATAACTGGAACTGTCGTTGCTGGATCACTAGCTATAGGTGTCCACTGGATTGCTAGCCAGTCTGGAGAGAGGTTTGAGCCTGTAATTCTTGGATCTTCAGTCTTCCTTTTAG CTTCAGCTGCAACTTTCTCTAGATTTATTCCAACAATAAAAGCAAGATTCGATTATGGTGCTATGATCTTTATCCTCACTTTCAGCTTGGTTTCGGTATCGGGTTTTCGTGTTGAAAAATTGTTTCAGATGGCACACACAAGACTGTCCACCATTGCCATAGGAACCTCTTTGTGCATGCTCATCAGCATGCTTGTTTGTCCCATTTGGGCTGGGGAAGAGCTTCACCTCCTCATCACTCGTAATATGGAAAAACTTGCCAATTCCTTAGATG GTTGTGTCACTGAGTACTTCAAGGAGATGAACAGTGATGGCGATGTCGAAAATGAGGATAAAGACAATAAAAGCTTATTAGGATACAAATGTGTGTTAAATTCAAAAGGAGCAGAAGacactttt GCCAATTTTGCTAGATGGGAACCTGCTCATGGTCAATTCAACTTTTCTCATCCATGGAACCAATACCTCAAAATTGGAGCATCATTGAGAACATGTGCCTGCTGCATGGAAGCTCTTAATGGTTGCATTAATTCAGAAGTTCAG GCGCCTGACTTTGTAAAAAGGTTTCTCAGTAATGCCTGCATAGTATTGAGCTCCCACTCTTCAAGGGTCTTGAAAGAATTGGCCATTACAATCACCACAGCCACAAGAAGATCTACTCAAATAGATTTATCAGTTGAAGATATGAAAGATGCAGTACAAGAGCTTCAAAAAACTTTAACATCCCTTCCTAGCCTACTCActccaccaccatcaccattcCCAGAAGCAcctgaggaagagaagaaagaacccATTTCAACACCCACCATAGTCCCTCTAATGGAGGTTGTTCCTCTTGTCACAGTAGCTTCATTATTGATTGAAATAGTGACTAAGATTGAAGGAGTGGTTGAAGCAGTGAATGAATTACAAAACTTAGCAGATTTCAAGCCTGATGAGACTGAAAAACTCAAGCCTACCTCAGATTACCAAGATCAACAAACCATGAAAGCTCTTCAACAAGTTTGA